One region of Arvicola amphibius chromosome 3, mArvAmp1.2, whole genome shotgun sequence genomic DNA includes:
- the Pafah1b2 gene encoding platelet-activating factor acetylhydrolase IB subunit alpha2 — MSQGDSNPAAIPHAAEDIQGDDRWMSQHNRFVLDCKDKEPDVLFVGDSMVQLMQQYEIWRELFSPLHALNFGIGGDTTRHVLWRLKNGELENIKPKVIVVWVGTNNHENTAEEVAGGIEAIVQLINTRQPQAKVIVLGLLPRGEKPNPLRQKNAKVNQLLKVSLPKLANVQLLDTDGGFVHSDGAISCHDMFDFLHLTGGGYAKICKPLHELIMQLLEETPEEKQTTIA; from the exons ATGAGCCAAGGAGACTCGAACCCAGCAGCTATTCCACATGCAGCAGAAGATATTCAAGGAGATGACAGGTGGATGTCTCAG CATAATAGGTTTGTTCTGGACTGTAAAGACAAAGAGCCGGACGTTCTGTTTGTGGGAGATTCCATGGTACAGTTGATGCAGCAGTACGAG ATTTGGCGAGAGCTGTTTTCCCCACTTCATGCACTTAATTTTGGAATTGGGGGAGACACAACACGACATGTTTTATGGAGACTAAAGAATGGAGAACTGGAGAACATTAAGCCTAAG GTCATTGTTGTCTGGGTAGGAACAAACAACCATGAAAATACAGCAGAAGAAGTAGCAGGTGGAATTGAGGCAATTGTACAGCTTATAAATACAAGGCAGCCACAGGCCAAAGTCATTGTGCTG GGTCTGTTACCTCGAGGGGAGAAGCCCAACCCTTTAAGACAAAAGAATGCCAAGGTGAACCAGCTTCTCAAGGTTTCCCTGCCGAAGCTTGCCAATGTGCAGCTCCTGGATACAGACGGGGGCTTCGTGCACTCGGACGGTGCCATCTCCTGCCACGACATGTTTGATTTTCTACACCTCACAGGAGGGGGCTATGCAAAGATCTGCAAACCCCTCCATGAACTGATCATGCAGTTGCTGGAGGAAACACCGGAGGAGAAGCAAACCACCATTGCTTGA